In one Rhopalosiphum padi isolate XX-2018 chromosome 3, ASM2088224v1, whole genome shotgun sequence genomic region, the following are encoded:
- the LOC132923944 gene encoding uncharacterized protein LOC132923944, whose amino-acid sequence MYNMHQAIDDYKGYDLKEMMELKIDLIKLNIIKTYIDLINLQIKDVISEDGLQIINNKKYINKNVVYAIDIEFKTFINRIENFWMQAHFDLNFENPVYPTIQHDCKVIYLDSERTVKFVLQSTKEFHDVNYNELLVVACLKTYFSNAVKPHKSTLNNIYQHIEIIKVITKFQFINKKYLKTALQNLINQQYIHQYSNSNYTIYKPADNVKIESLISKFKYIEMIHVILNITEEIYLTTAIKYELSSSVYNYTNIPRSHKMQENKCMDNVHRKVLFIKKFLNSITLNQHTTIGTVHNTFKTKLTTYKQLLHTVLNRSPESPINYIVSTDELLEYHTNSNLQLPSPIPSTTTSKYLKQSLQTSDTKFYTRRSGLQDYLEKYYN is encoded by the exons ATGTACAATATGCACCAAGCAATTGATGA ttacaagGGATATGATCTGAAAGAAATGAtggaattaaaaattgatttaattaaactgaacataataaaaacttacattgatttaattaatttgcaaATAAAGGATGTCATTAGTGAGGATGGATTGCAAATcatcaacaacaaaaaatacataaataagaaTGTCGTTTATGCAATTGACATTgaattcaaaacatttataaacagAATAGAAAACTTTTGGATGCAAGCacattttgatttgaattttgaaaatccTGT ATATCCTACCATACAACATGATTGCAAAGTAATTTATTTGGATTCTGAGAGAACAGTGAAGTTTGTGCTCCAATCCACTAAAGAATTTCATGATGTCAATTATAATGAATTGCTGGTGGTGGCTTGTTTGAAAACGTACTTCAGCAATGCAGTCAAACCTCATAAAAGTACA cTCAACAACATATATCAACATATAGAAATTATCAAAGTTATAACAAAATTCcaatttatcaacaaaaaatatcttaaaactgctttacaaaatttaataaatcaacagTACATACATCAATATtctaattcaaattatacaatatacaaaccaGCAGACAATGTAAAAATCGAGTccctaatttcaaaatttaaatatattgaaatgatTCATGTCATACTGAACATAACAgaagaaatatatttaacaacagCAATAAAATATGAG CTATCTAGCAGTGTATACAACTATACCAACATCCCGCGCAGCCATAAAATGCAAGAAAACAAATGTATGGACAACGTTCATCGGaaagttttatttatcaaaaaatttttaaattcaataacacTAAATCAACATACAACAATTGGCACAGTACACAATAcattcaaaacaaaattgaCAACATACAAACAACTTTTGCACACAGTTTTAAATAGATCACCCGAATCTCCCATCAACTATATTGTCTCAACCGATGAACTATTAGAATATcatacaaattcaaatttacaaCTTCCTTCACCCATTCCATCCACTACAACCTCAAAATATCTCAAGCAATCACTACAGACGTCAGACACAAAATTCTATACCCGACGTTCAGGACTACAggattatttagaaaaatattataattaa
- the LOC132927016 gene encoding uncharacterized protein LOC132927016: MASNSMCNLCKLNFKSRAYLILHLGTYHGIQYPQSVAHTLSNRMGVEQPPTTSVEVPESSKKTEAETMTVDPPETTVNVPASLETKVETVADYETETSNSSENNTDDDDYNGPDPLENSDEDSASMKSTESNEDDVSFKYHYIVCVFLEFHKK, translated from the exons atGGCTTCTAATAGTATGTGCAATTTATGCAAGCTTAATTTTAAGAGCCgagcttatttaatattacacctCGGTACATACCATGGAATACAATATCCTCAGTCAGTTGCACACACATTGTCTAATCGTATGGGAGTTGAACAGCCACCCACAACATCAGTGGAGGTTCCTGAATCATCTAAAAAAACAGAAG CAGAGACTATGACAGTGGACCCGCCAGAGACAACAGTCAACGTTCCTGCATCTCTTGAAACCAAAG tagAGACTGTGGCAGATTATGAAACAGAAACTTCTAACAGCTCAGAGAATAATACTGATGATGATGATTATAATGGTCCTGATCCTCTTGAAAACTCTGATGAAGATTCAGCCTCCATGAAATCTACAGAGAGCAATGAAGATGATGTTTCATTTAAATACCACTATATCGTATGTGTTTTTTTGGAATTTCATAAGAAATAA